The following are from one region of the Quercus robur chromosome 1, dhQueRobu3.1, whole genome shotgun sequence genome:
- the LOC126712515 gene encoding uncharacterized protein LOC126712515 — translation MSVARLPVEDSKLESKRARGENRPAMSFSKEDKVGTIQPHDDALVVTFRIWGYDVKRVMVDQGSGVEIMYPNLYNGLGLKPMDLTAYDSPLVSFDGKVVIPKGQIRLPVQAGSKVVEVNFIVVDAYSPYTAIVT, via the coding sequence ATGTCTGTAGCCCGACTACCTGTCGAGGACTCGAAACTTGAGTCGAAAAGGGCTAGAGGGGAGAACCGGCCAGCAATGAGTTTCTCTAAGGAGGATAAGGTGGGAACCATAcaaccacatgatgatgccCTGGTGGTTACCTTCAGGATATGGGGATATGATGTTAAGAGGGTGATGGTGGATCAAGGTAGTGGGGTGGAGATTATGTACCCTAATTTATACAACGGGCTGGGCTTGAAACCTATGGACTTGACAGCTTATGATTCGCCTCTGGTAAGCTTCGACGGGAAAGTTGTCATTCCTAAGGGTCAGATTCGACTGCCTGTACAAGCAGGATCAAAGGTGGTGGAAGTAAATTTCATTGTAGTGGATGCCTATTCTCCCTACACGGCCATTGTGACATGA